The Geotrypetes seraphini chromosome 8, aGeoSer1.1, whole genome shotgun sequence genome includes a region encoding these proteins:
- the GAL3ST1 gene encoding galactosylceramide sulfotransferase isoform X1, protein MESRGIKVRFHSLSGRESQEMSAVLPMRKNWRSMCKGLVLGTLLTSFMLLLYSYASPPMQTSMNEISVPYSCSSYPAQAKNFPHTQSAKGNGSRCLPQLDIMFMKTHKTASSTILNILFRFGEKHRLKFAFPNGRNDFYYPSYFERSHVQDYRPGMCFNIICNHMRFQYTEVRKLVPVDTMFITILRDPASHFESSFHYFFRIVPFTWKLSGEDKMAEFLRDPWRYYDPNGFNAHYLHNLLFFDLGYDNNINAESPLVEEHIHEIEERFDLVMLLEYFDESLILLRELLCWELEDILYFKLNARKDSTLSRLNSNVHEKAISWNQIDAKLYHHFNVTFWRKVDAYGWDRMQKDVYELRQKNKMLIKICIDGGEAVDASAIQDSSMQPWQPLGVKSILGYNLKKKIDKKYRKLCRKMLTPEIQYLTELGVNLWITNLWRRIRDFLKW, encoded by the exons atggaatccagaggtATAAAAGTCCGGtttcactctctctcaggcagagagtcacaagag ATGTCTGCAGTTCTACCAATGAGGAAGAACTGGCGTTCCATGTGCAAAGGACTTGTCTTGGGGACTCTCCTGACCAGTTTCATGCTGCTGCTATACTCTTATGCTAGCCCACCCATGCAAACCAGCATGAATGA gatctCTGTTCCTTACTCCTGTTCTTCCTATCCTGCCCAGGCCAAGAATTTTCCCCACACTCAAAGTGCAAAAGGCAACGGCAGCAGATGCCTACCACAACTAGATATAATGTTCATGAAGACCCACAAAACTGCTAGCAGTACGATCTTGAACATCCTCTTTCGATTTGGTGAAAAGCACCGGCTCAAGTTTGCCTTCCCCAATGGCCGCAATGACTTCTATTATCCATCGTACTTTGAGAGGAGCCATGTGCAGGACTACCGCCCAGGCATGTGCTTCAATATCATTTGCAACCACATGAGATTCCAGTACACCGAGGTGCGCAAGCTGGTTCCTGTTGACACTATGTTCATCACTATCCTTCGAGACCCTGCATCCCACTTCGAATCTTCTTTCCATTACTTTTTCCGTATTGTCCCATTCACTTGGAAACTGTCAGGTGAGGACAAGATGGCAGAGTTTCTGCGGGACCCATGGAGGTACTATGACCCTAATGGTTTCAATGCGCACTACCTGCACAACCTGCTGTTCTTTGATTTGGGTTACGACAACAACATCAACGCCGAGAGCCCCTTAGTGGAAGAGCACATTCATGAGATAGAAGAACGGTTTGACCTGGTGATGCTGTTAGAATATTTTGATGAGTCACTGATTCTGTTGCGGGAGCTGCTTTGCTGGGAGCTAGAGGATATTCTTTACTTCAAACTGAATGCTCGTAAGGACTCCACTTTGTCCAGATTGAACAGCAATGTGCATGAGAAGGCCATCTCTTGGAACCAAATTGATGCAAAACTCTACCATCATTTCAATGTCACCTTTTGGCGCAAAGTGGATGCCTATGGGTGGGACCGCATGCAAAAGGATGTCTACGAGCTGCGCCAGAAGAACaaaatgttgataaaaatttGTATTGATGGAGGTGAAGCTGTGGACGCCAGTGCTATCCAAGACTCATCCATGCAGCCATGGCAGCCTTTAGGGGTAAAGTCAATCCTTGGTTACAACTTGAAGAAGAAAATTGACAAAAAATATCGTAAACTGTGTCGTAAGATGCTTACACCTGAGATTCAGTATCTGACCGAACTGGGTGTCAATCTCTGGATCACCAACCTCTGGCGCCGCATACGGGATTTCCTCAAGTGGTAA
- the GAL3ST1 gene encoding galactosylceramide sulfotransferase isoform X3, with protein MSAVLPMRKNWRSMCKGLVLGTLLTSFMLLLYSYASPPMQTSMNEISVPYSCSSYPAQAKNFPHTQSAKGNGSRCLPQLDIMFMKTHKTASSTILNILFRFGEKHRLKFAFPNGRNDFYYPSYFERSHVQDYRPGMCFNIICNHMRFQYTEVRKLVPVDTMFITILRDPASHFESSFHYFFRIVPFTWKLSGEDKMAEFLRDPWRYYDPNGFNAHYLHNLLFFDLGYDNNINAESPLVEEHIHEIEERFDLVMLLEYFDESLILLRELLCWELEDILYFKLNARKDSTLSRLNSNVHEKAISWNQIDAKLYHHFNVTFWRKVDAYGWDRMQKDVYELRQKNKMLIKICIDGGEAVDASAIQDSSMQPWQPLGVKSILGYNLKKKIDKKYRKLCRKMLTPEIQYLTELGVNLWITNLWRRIRDFLKW; from the exons ATGTCTGCAGTTCTACCAATGAGGAAGAACTGGCGTTCCATGTGCAAAGGACTTGTCTTGGGGACTCTCCTGACCAGTTTCATGCTGCTGCTATACTCTTATGCTAGCCCACCCATGCAAACCAGCATGAATGA gatctCTGTTCCTTACTCCTGTTCTTCCTATCCTGCCCAGGCCAAGAATTTTCCCCACACTCAAAGTGCAAAAGGCAACGGCAGCAGATGCCTACCACAACTAGATATAATGTTCATGAAGACCCACAAAACTGCTAGCAGTACGATCTTGAACATCCTCTTTCGATTTGGTGAAAAGCACCGGCTCAAGTTTGCCTTCCCCAATGGCCGCAATGACTTCTATTATCCATCGTACTTTGAGAGGAGCCATGTGCAGGACTACCGCCCAGGCATGTGCTTCAATATCATTTGCAACCACATGAGATTCCAGTACACCGAGGTGCGCAAGCTGGTTCCTGTTGACACTATGTTCATCACTATCCTTCGAGACCCTGCATCCCACTTCGAATCTTCTTTCCATTACTTTTTCCGTATTGTCCCATTCACTTGGAAACTGTCAGGTGAGGACAAGATGGCAGAGTTTCTGCGGGACCCATGGAGGTACTATGACCCTAATGGTTTCAATGCGCACTACCTGCACAACCTGCTGTTCTTTGATTTGGGTTACGACAACAACATCAACGCCGAGAGCCCCTTAGTGGAAGAGCACATTCATGAGATAGAAGAACGGTTTGACCTGGTGATGCTGTTAGAATATTTTGATGAGTCACTGATTCTGTTGCGGGAGCTGCTTTGCTGGGAGCTAGAGGATATTCTTTACTTCAAACTGAATGCTCGTAAGGACTCCACTTTGTCCAGATTGAACAGCAATGTGCATGAGAAGGCCATCTCTTGGAACCAAATTGATGCAAAACTCTACCATCATTTCAATGTCACCTTTTGGCGCAAAGTGGATGCCTATGGGTGGGACCGCATGCAAAAGGATGTCTACGAGCTGCGCCAGAAGAACaaaatgttgataaaaatttGTATTGATGGAGGTGAAGCTGTGGACGCCAGTGCTATCCAAGACTCATCCATGCAGCCATGGCAGCCTTTAGGGGTAAAGTCAATCCTTGGTTACAACTTGAAGAAGAAAATTGACAAAAAATATCGTAAACTGTGTCGTAAGATGCTTACACCTGAGATTCAGTATCTGACCGAACTGGGTGTCAATCTCTGGATCACCAACCTCTGGCGCCGCATACGGGATTTCCTCAAGTGGTAA
- the GAL3ST1 gene encoding galactosylceramide sulfotransferase isoform X2, whose protein sequence is MNMFLCEKLPLCIWQMSAVLPMRKNWRSMCKGLVLGTLLTSFMLLLYSYASPPMQTSMNEISVPYSCSSYPAQAKNFPHTQSAKGNGSRCLPQLDIMFMKTHKTASSTILNILFRFGEKHRLKFAFPNGRNDFYYPSYFERSHVQDYRPGMCFNIICNHMRFQYTEVRKLVPVDTMFITILRDPASHFESSFHYFFRIVPFTWKLSGEDKMAEFLRDPWRYYDPNGFNAHYLHNLLFFDLGYDNNINAESPLVEEHIHEIEERFDLVMLLEYFDESLILLRELLCWELEDILYFKLNARKDSTLSRLNSNVHEKAISWNQIDAKLYHHFNVTFWRKVDAYGWDRMQKDVYELRQKNKMLIKICIDGGEAVDASAIQDSSMQPWQPLGVKSILGYNLKKKIDKKYRKLCRKMLTPEIQYLTELGVNLWITNLWRRIRDFLKW, encoded by the exons ATGTCTGCAGTTCTACCAATGAGGAAGAACTGGCGTTCCATGTGCAAAGGACTTGTCTTGGGGACTCTCCTGACCAGTTTCATGCTGCTGCTATACTCTTATGCTAGCCCACCCATGCAAACCAGCATGAATGA gatctCTGTTCCTTACTCCTGTTCTTCCTATCCTGCCCAGGCCAAGAATTTTCCCCACACTCAAAGTGCAAAAGGCAACGGCAGCAGATGCCTACCACAACTAGATATAATGTTCATGAAGACCCACAAAACTGCTAGCAGTACGATCTTGAACATCCTCTTTCGATTTGGTGAAAAGCACCGGCTCAAGTTTGCCTTCCCCAATGGCCGCAATGACTTCTATTATCCATCGTACTTTGAGAGGAGCCATGTGCAGGACTACCGCCCAGGCATGTGCTTCAATATCATTTGCAACCACATGAGATTCCAGTACACCGAGGTGCGCAAGCTGGTTCCTGTTGACACTATGTTCATCACTATCCTTCGAGACCCTGCATCCCACTTCGAATCTTCTTTCCATTACTTTTTCCGTATTGTCCCATTCACTTGGAAACTGTCAGGTGAGGACAAGATGGCAGAGTTTCTGCGGGACCCATGGAGGTACTATGACCCTAATGGTTTCAATGCGCACTACCTGCACAACCTGCTGTTCTTTGATTTGGGTTACGACAACAACATCAACGCCGAGAGCCCCTTAGTGGAAGAGCACATTCATGAGATAGAAGAACGGTTTGACCTGGTGATGCTGTTAGAATATTTTGATGAGTCACTGATTCTGTTGCGGGAGCTGCTTTGCTGGGAGCTAGAGGATATTCTTTACTTCAAACTGAATGCTCGTAAGGACTCCACTTTGTCCAGATTGAACAGCAATGTGCATGAGAAGGCCATCTCTTGGAACCAAATTGATGCAAAACTCTACCATCATTTCAATGTCACCTTTTGGCGCAAAGTGGATGCCTATGGGTGGGACCGCATGCAAAAGGATGTCTACGAGCTGCGCCAGAAGAACaaaatgttgataaaaatttGTATTGATGGAGGTGAAGCTGTGGACGCCAGTGCTATCCAAGACTCATCCATGCAGCCATGGCAGCCTTTAGGGGTAAAGTCAATCCTTGGTTACAACTTGAAGAAGAAAATTGACAAAAAATATCGTAAACTGTGTCGTAAGATGCTTACACCTGAGATTCAGTATCTGACCGAACTGGGTGTCAATCTCTGGATCACCAACCTCTGGCGCCGCATACGGGATTTCCTCAAGTGGTAA